A section of the Vibrio vulnificus CMCP6 genome encodes:
- a CDS encoding VanZ family protein, protein MKKRYLLLIYASLIAFLSLRSSSGLQDWGDIPNLDKLQHFMAYSCFSLLAAVSVRHWWQRGVAALAIFLFSGGIELAQAYVGRESSWFDLLANLSGIILGLLTYKLYCVYRSRNVKSIYSND, encoded by the coding sequence ATGAAAAAACGGTATTTGTTGCTTATTTATGCGTCCTTAATCGCATTTTTATCATTACGTTCTTCGAGCGGATTACAAGATTGGGGCGACATTCCGAACCTAGATAAGCTGCAGCATTTCATGGCGTATAGCTGTTTCTCGCTGCTCGCAGCAGTCAGTGTAAGGCATTGGTGGCAACGTGGTGTGGCTGCTTTAGCCATTTTTCTCTTTAGCGGAGGGATCGAACTGGCACAAGCTTACGTCGGTAGGGAAAGCTCGTGGTTTGATCTGTTGGCGAACTTATCTGGGATTATACTAGGCTTACTAACGTATAAGCTCTATTGCGTTTATCGATCTCGAAATGTGAAATCGATATACTCCAATGACTAG
- a CDS encoding TetR/AcrR family transcriptional regulator: MKTREKIVHAALELFNQHGERSITTNHIADHIDISPGNLYYHFRNKQEIVREIFALYAQELIERFTPVQENQESLVLLKRYLDSIFTLMWKYRFFYANLPEILSRDEELHQQYIEVQDKLQANLVAIMREFVSLQLLELNEDELKSLVRTLHLIACSWLAYQSAMSPKVAITEQMVQQGMLQMIAVVKPIATEQGMEQLLLLEDGVRALHG, from the coding sequence ATGAAAACACGTGAGAAGATCGTGCATGCTGCCCTTGAGCTGTTTAATCAGCACGGTGAGCGCAGCATCACCACTAACCATATTGCTGATCATATTGATATTAGCCCAGGTAACCTTTACTACCACTTTCGCAATAAACAAGAGATTGTGCGCGAAATTTTTGCTTTGTATGCGCAAGAACTGATTGAGCGCTTTACTCCAGTTCAAGAAAACCAAGAAAGTTTGGTGTTGTTGAAGCGCTATCTTGATTCGATCTTCACCTTGATGTGGAAGTACCGTTTTTTCTACGCCAATTTGCCTGAAATCCTCTCTCGCGATGAAGAGTTGCATCAACAATACATTGAAGTTCAAGATAAGCTACAAGCCAACCTAGTGGCGATTATGCGCGAGTTTGTTTCCCTTCAACTACTTGAATTAAATGAAGATGAACTCAAGTCCTTAGTGCGAACTTTGCACCTGATTGCGTGCAGTTGGTTAGCGTATCAGTCCGCTATGTCGCCCAAAGTTGCGATCACCGAGCAAATGGTACAGCAAGGCATGTTGCAAATGATTGCCGTGGTGAAGCCGATTGCGACGGAGCAAGGTATGGAGCAGTTACTGCTGCTCGAAGATGGCGTGCGCGCCCTGCACGGCTAA
- a CDS encoding acetyltransferase: protein MNYDIFNGDADGIIALLQLRLAEPRSATLVTGVKRDIKLVEKVAAQAGDHLTILDISMEKNIAGVQAALAAGAQLFYADHHKAGEIPAHPHLDAHIDLDANICTALIVDKLLDGRFHHWAITAAYGDNLIARADELAIKAGLNEQQRAQLCELGTLINYNGYGEKLADLHFDPAELFLSLLAYSSPFDVIADASSPYHRLKQAYEHDLYVAQAVLPKHQSDKLALIELPDTPASRRISGVFGNLLANQTPERAHAVLTRNQDDTYTVSLRAPLTNKQGAGDICSSFATGGGRAAAAGINALTAEELPRFIEVVEAYY from the coding sequence ATGAATTACGACATCTTTAATGGCGATGCTGATGGCATTATTGCCTTGTTGCAACTGAGACTTGCCGAGCCGAGATCCGCGACGTTGGTCACTGGTGTAAAACGCGATATCAAGCTGGTGGAGAAAGTGGCAGCACAAGCGGGCGATCATTTGACGATCCTCGATATTTCGATGGAGAAAAACATCGCTGGAGTGCAAGCCGCCTTAGCGGCCGGGGCGCAACTGTTTTATGCCGATCACCACAAAGCGGGAGAGATTCCGGCTCACCCCCATCTCGATGCTCATATCGATTTAGATGCCAACATTTGTACAGCATTGATAGTGGATAAGCTGTTAGACGGACGTTTTCATCACTGGGCCATTACCGCCGCGTATGGCGACAACTTGATCGCGCGCGCTGATGAGCTCGCCATCAAGGCGGGTTTGAATGAACAACAGAGAGCGCAGTTGTGCGAGTTGGGCACGTTAATCAATTACAACGGTTATGGTGAGAAGTTGGCTGATTTGCATTTTGACCCCGCTGAGCTGTTCTTGAGTTTGCTCGCCTACTCATCTCCTTTCGATGTGATTGCCGATGCCAGCTCGCCTTACCATCGATTAAAACAAGCCTATGAGCACGATTTATATGTAGCGCAAGCTGTGTTACCAAAGCATCAAAGTGACAAGTTGGCTTTGATAGAGCTGCCAGATACGCCAGCGTCGCGCCGAATCAGTGGGGTGTTTGGTAATTTATTGGCAAATCAGACACCAGAGCGAGCTCATGCGGTTCTGACGCGCAATCAAGATGACACTTACACTGTTTCTCTACGTGCTCCGTTAACCAATAAACAAGGGGCGGGTGATATTTGCAGCTCGTTTGCCACGGGTGGGGGGCGAGCAGCAGCAGCAGGCATTAATGCCTTAACCGCAGAAGAGTTGCCCCGTTTTATTGAGGTGGTGGAAGCCTACTACTAG
- a CDS encoding IS4-like element ISVvu2 family transposase, which yields MQLTTALTLANRYAPNTEQLGKLSDILCPDFINQCLEASGVATIRKRRIPLDMAVWAVVAMSLYRQEPLWSIVSKAQLMLPGKRSLVAPSAIVQARQRLGADAMKEVFHQSQSLWNETADHPTWCGLKLLAVDGVVWRTPDTKENRDAFQSASNQNGEGSFPQVRMVCQMELTSHMLVASAFASYKTNEMILAEQLIETTPDYSLTMFDRGFYSLSLLHRWANTGNERHWLMPMRKNTQFTEVRKLGRNDRIVELKTTPQARKKSLSLPETIEVRLIKKTIKGKEVSILTSMTDHRRYPPAEIAELYSHRWEIEVGYREMKSSLLNNEFTLRSKKPEMVKQELWGLLLSYNIIRYQMVNMAKAVPGIYPNQLSFTTCAHSIIHVILGFWLESAGTIPKRITHLQEEAIHHVLSIKREERIYPRAIKPKAKKYPNKKASQLN from the coding sequence TTGCAATTAACTACAGCCCTAACACTCGCCAATCGTTATGCCCCCAATACTGAACAACTTGGAAAACTCAGTGACATTCTTTGCCCTGATTTCATCAACCAATGCTTAGAAGCTTCTGGTGTGGCCACTATTCGTAAACGTCGTATCCCTCTCGACATGGCCGTTTGGGCGGTCGTTGCTATGTCGCTTTACCGACAAGAGCCTTTGTGGTCAATTGTCTCCAAAGCGCAATTAATGTTGCCCGGGAAGCGAAGTCTGGTTGCCCCTAGTGCTATCGTTCAAGCGAGACAACGGCTCGGGGCTGATGCAATGAAAGAAGTATTTCATCAAAGCCAGAGCTTATGGAATGAAACAGCTGACCATCCGACTTGGTGTGGATTAAAACTCCTCGCTGTCGATGGCGTGGTATGGCGAACGCCAGACACTAAGGAAAACCGTGATGCGTTTCAATCTGCGTCAAATCAGAATGGTGAAGGTAGCTTTCCTCAGGTGCGTATGGTTTGCCAGATGGAGTTGACCAGTCACATGCTGGTCGCCAGTGCTTTCGCGAGTTACAAAACCAATGAGATGATATTGGCGGAACAGTTGATTGAAACAACACCAGACTACAGCCTCACAATGTTTGACAGAGGTTTTTACTCTCTTAGCCTTCTTCATCGTTGGGCAAATACAGGTAATGAAAGGCATTGGCTAATGCCAATGCGCAAGAATACTCAATTTACTGAAGTTAGAAAGCTGGGTCGCAATGATCGGATTGTCGAACTCAAGACAACGCCTCAAGCGAGAAAGAAGTCCCTGTCACTACCTGAAACCATCGAAGTTCGCCTGATAAAGAAAACTATCAAAGGGAAAGAAGTGAGTATCTTGACCTCGATGACTGATCATCGTCGTTATCCGCCAGCGGAAATAGCAGAGCTTTACAGTCATAGATGGGAAATCGAAGTGGGATATCGTGAAATGAAGTCTTCACTTCTGAACAACGAGTTCACACTGAGAAGTAAGAAGCCAGAGATGGTAAAACAAGAACTATGGGGCTTATTGCTTAGCTATAACATTATTAGATATCAGATGGTTAACATGGCTAAAGCTGTGCCTGGCATCTACCCCAACCAACTGAGCTTCACAACGTGTGCTCACTCTATCATTCACGTAATTTTGGGGTTCTGGTTGGAGTCAGCGGGAACAATCCCTAAGCGCATTACTCACTTGCAAGAAGAGGCGATACACCATGTTTTGTCCATTAAACGAGAAGAGCGGATATATCCGAGAGCAATAAAACCAAAGGCAAAGAAATACCCCAATAAAAAAGCCAGTCAGCTTAACTGA
- a CDS encoding murein hydrolase activator EnvC family protein, whose amino-acid sequence MLISLIAQERTYVAKQKTNKSGFFFLSTCVLLTVLSFPTNGASPSELQGVKNEISRQQKALSNQEKQLDELQKSLRSQETSIAQLEKEIKQTKQALATAKANVGQLQRKMDELEGQKKAQTERLETLIQTYYVTQRANASASLLQQGVEEDRISQYFQHLAKARAETINELESTKKQLEQSQQQLLNEQSQIESLLKQQSTKHEQLAKTQGQRKKTLGNIKQSISSDKNYLAELQRNETRLKAEIAKAAKRNAIPMDGLAKQAGKLPWPLKGSILHQFGTKQTGQINWKGIVIAARYGEQVKSVYPGTVVFAEYLRGYGLVVLIDHGKGDMTLYGYNQALLKKEGDKVTAGEVIALAGDTGGQDRASLYFEIRRNSEAQNPRNWLVR is encoded by the coding sequence ATGCTTATTTCATTGATAGCTCAGGAAAGAACGTACGTGGCAAAACAGAAAACCAACAAATCAGGCTTTTTTTTCCTTTCCACCTGCGTTCTTCTTACTGTTCTGAGCTTCCCGACCAATGGGGCGAGTCCAAGTGAGCTACAAGGGGTCAAAAATGAAATTTCTCGCCAGCAAAAAGCCTTATCGAATCAAGAGAAGCAGCTCGACGAGTTGCAAAAATCGCTGCGCAGCCAAGAGACAAGCATCGCGCAATTAGAGAAAGAGATTAAGCAAACTAAGCAAGCGTTGGCCACGGCAAAAGCGAATGTGGGGCAGTTGCAACGCAAAATGGATGAACTTGAAGGCCAAAAGAAAGCGCAAACTGAACGCTTAGAAACCCTCATCCAGACCTACTATGTCACCCAAAGAGCCAATGCCTCTGCCTCATTACTGCAACAGGGCGTCGAAGAAGATCGCATTAGCCAATATTTCCAGCATCTCGCCAAAGCGAGAGCGGAAACCATCAACGAGTTAGAATCCACCAAGAAACAACTTGAACAAAGTCAGCAGCAGTTGCTGAATGAGCAAAGTCAGATCGAATCTTTACTCAAGCAACAATCGACGAAACACGAACAACTGGCGAAAACTCAAGGCCAGCGTAAAAAGACACTCGGTAACATCAAACAAAGTATTTCCAGCGACAAAAACTACCTCGCAGAGCTGCAGCGTAATGAAACTCGTCTGAAAGCAGAAATTGCTAAAGCGGCTAAACGCAATGCCATTCCTATGGACGGTTTGGCCAAACAAGCCGGGAAGCTCCCTTGGCCATTAAAAGGCTCAATACTGCACCAATTCGGAACCAAACAGACGGGACAAATCAACTGGAAAGGCATTGTTATCGCAGCTCGCTATGGTGAACAAGTCAAGTCGGTTTACCCTGGTACGGTGGTATTTGCTGAGTATTTAAGAGGCTATGGCCTCGTGGTGTTGATAGACCACGGCAAAGGCGACATGACCTTGTATGGCTACAACCAGGCTTTGTTGAAAAAAGAAGGCGACAAAGTCACCGCTGGCGAAGTGATCGCCCTTGCTGGCGACACGGGCGGGCAAGATCGAGCTTCACTTTACTTCGAAATTCGCCGCAATAGTGAAGCGCAAAACCCGCGTAACTGGCTGGTCCGTTGA
- the cysE gene encoding serine O-acetyltransferase — protein MKHCEKQKVWQSIVKEARELSEQEPMLASFYHATIIKHESLCAALSYILANKLNTASMPAMAVREVVEEAFAADPNITDSAACDICATVNRDPAVSMYSIPLLYLKGYHALQGYRVANWLWKQGRYALATYLQNQISVACQVDIHPAARIGKGIMLDHATGIVIGETAVVENDVSILQDVTLGGTGKECGDRHPKIREGVMIGAGAKILGNIEVGEGAKIGSCSVVLQPVPPHTTVAGVPARIVGRPQSDKPSLDMDQGFNGKYPNFIDGDGI, from the coding sequence ATGAAACACTGTGAAAAACAAAAAGTCTGGCAGAGCATTGTCAAAGAAGCCCGTGAGCTATCGGAGCAAGAGCCGATGCTTGCCAGTTTTTATCACGCCACCATCATCAAGCATGAAAGCTTGTGTGCTGCGTTGAGCTACATTTTAGCCAATAAGCTGAACACAGCCTCCATGCCGGCGATGGCAGTGCGTGAAGTGGTTGAAGAAGCCTTTGCGGCTGACCCTAACATCACCGATTCTGCCGCCTGCGATATCTGTGCGACGGTGAATCGTGACCCGGCTGTTTCTATGTATTCTATCCCACTGCTTTACCTAAAGGGTTACCATGCCTTGCAAGGCTATCGCGTGGCAAATTGGTTGTGGAAACAAGGCCGCTACGCGCTGGCGACCTATCTGCAAAATCAAATCTCGGTGGCATGCCAAGTGGATATTCACCCTGCGGCTCGTATCGGCAAAGGCATCATGCTGGATCACGCAACAGGTATCGTGATCGGGGAAACCGCTGTCGTCGAAAATGATGTATCCATCCTGCAAGACGTGACGTTAGGTGGTACTGGTAAAGAGTGCGGCGACCGACATCCTAAGATCCGCGAAGGGGTGATGATCGGAGCTGGGGCAAAAATCCTTGGCAATATCGAAGTTGGAGAAGGTGCAAAAATTGGCTCCTGCTCCGTTGTACTTCAACCCGTTCCACCGCATACTACCGTCGCTGGTGTACCCGCACGAATTGTAGGGAGACCGCAATCCGACAAGCCTTCTCTCGATATGGATCAAGGCTTTAACGGGAAATACCCTAACTTCATTGACGGTGACGGCATCTAA
- the gpsA gene encoding NAD(P)H-dependent glycerol-3-phosphate dehydrogenase has product MTQTLVNNAYGKEISMTVIGAGSYGTSLAISLSRNGANVVLWGHEPEHMAKLEADRANHEFLPGIEFPPSLIVESDLAKAVQASRDLLVVVPSHVFGIVLNSLKPYLRDDSRICWATKGLEPETGRLLKDVAFDVLGEHYSLAVLSGPTFAKELAAGMPTAISVASPDAQFVADLQEKIHCSKTFRVYANSDFTGMQLGGAVKNVIAIGAGMSDGIGFGANARTALITRGLAEMCRLGAALGAQPETFMGMAGLGDLVLTCTDNQSRNRRFGLALGQGKDVDTAQADIGQVVEGYRNTKEVWMLAQRMGVEMPIVDQIYQVLYQGKDARLAAQDLLARDKKSEGK; this is encoded by the coding sequence ATGACTCAAACACTGGTTAATAACGCCTACGGCAAAGAGATTTCAATGACTGTGATCGGCGCAGGTTCGTACGGCACATCATTAGCAATCTCACTTTCACGTAACGGTGCCAACGTTGTCCTTTGGGGACATGAACCAGAGCATATGGCTAAGCTCGAGGCGGATCGCGCAAACCACGAATTCCTGCCCGGTATTGAGTTCCCACCGAGCCTGATTGTGGAATCCGATTTAGCAAAAGCCGTGCAAGCGAGCCGAGATCTGTTGGTTGTCGTACCAAGCCATGTGTTTGGTATTGTGCTCAATAGCTTAAAACCCTATCTGCGTGATGATTCTCGTATCTGCTGGGCCACCAAAGGTCTTGAACCTGAAACCGGTCGCCTTCTAAAAGACGTCGCGTTTGATGTACTGGGTGAACACTACTCGTTGGCCGTGTTGTCAGGCCCAACCTTTGCCAAAGAGCTGGCTGCAGGCATGCCAACTGCGATTTCAGTCGCCTCACCAGATGCGCAGTTTGTCGCAGACCTACAGGAAAAAATCCACTGCAGCAAAACCTTCCGTGTTTATGCCAACAGTGATTTCACTGGCATGCAACTCGGTGGCGCGGTGAAAAACGTCATCGCCATTGGTGCAGGGATGTCTGACGGAATTGGCTTCGGTGCCAATGCTCGTACCGCATTAATCACTCGTGGTTTGGCGGAAATGTGTCGTTTGGGGGCTGCGCTTGGAGCACAACCAGAAACCTTTATGGGCATGGCAGGTTTGGGCGATCTGGTGCTGACGTGTACCGACAACCAATCACGTAACCGCCGCTTTGGTCTTGCACTTGGGCAAGGAAAAGACGTCGATACGGCGCAAGCGGATATTGGCCAAGTGGTCGAAGGCTACCGCAACACCAAAGAGGTGTGGATGCTGGCACAACGTATGGGCGTTGAGATGCCTATTGTTGACCAAATCTATCAAGTATTATATCAAGGAAAGGATGCGCGCCTGGCAGCGCAAGATCTGCTGGCTCGCGATAAGAAATCCGAAGGAAAATAA
- the secB gene encoding protein-export chaperone SecB, producing the protein MAEAAPQDTQQHFAIQRIFLKDVSFEAPNSPVMFQKEWNPDVKLDLDTQSRELGEGVYEVILRLTVTVKNAEETAFLCEVQQGGIFTAEKMEAGQLAHCLGAFCPNILFPYARETISSLVVKGTFPQLNLAPVNFDALFMNYLQQQAAQQGAEQA; encoded by the coding sequence ATGGCTGAAGCAGCACCACAAGATACCCAACAACACTTTGCTATCCAACGTATCTTCCTAAAAGATGTTTCTTTCGAAGCGCCAAACTCACCAGTCATGTTCCAAAAAGAGTGGAACCCAGATGTGAAACTGGATCTAGATACGCAAAGCCGTGAGCTAGGTGAAGGCGTTTACGAAGTCATTCTACGTTTGACGGTCACCGTGAAAAACGCAGAAGAAACGGCATTCCTATGTGAAGTGCAACAAGGCGGTATCTTCACAGCAGAGAAGATGGAAGCAGGTCAATTGGCTCACTGCCTAGGTGCATTCTGTCCAAACATCCTATTCCCATATGCGCGTGAAACCATTTCAAGCCTAGTGGTGAAAGGTACGTTCCCTCAACTGAACCTAGCGCCAGTAAACTTTGATGCGCTGTTCATGAACTACCTACAACAGCAAGCTGCACAACAAGGTGCAGAACAAGCTTAA
- a CDS encoding rhodanese-like domain-containing protein, translating to MQEYIDFIQQNMIMFLAWVGLVIAVIMSFVKSATAAYKIITVNELTALVNRENGQVIDIRAKDEFRKGHITDAVHILPSDIKNGNFGSLENRKSDPIIVVCKTGQTAQESANLLAKAGFENVSVLKNGLISWSEANLPLVRSKR from the coding sequence ATGCAAGAGTACATCGACTTTATTCAGCAAAATATGATCATGTTTTTGGCATGGGTTGGCCTAGTGATCGCCGTGATAATGAGCTTCGTGAAATCGGCTACCGCCGCGTACAAGATCATTACTGTCAACGAACTTACCGCATTGGTAAACCGTGAAAACGGCCAAGTGATCGATATTCGTGCGAAAGACGAGTTCAGAAAAGGTCACATCACCGACGCAGTTCACATTTTGCCATCAGACATCAAGAACGGTAACTTCGGTAGCCTTGAAAACCGTAAATCTGACCCAATCATCGTAGTATGCAAAACAGGCCAAACCGCGCAAGAAAGCGCTAACCTGTTGGCTAAAGCGGGTTTTGAAAACGTCAGCGTATTGAAAAACGGTCTGATTTCGTGGAGCGAAGCAAACTTACCTTTGGTACGTAGCAAACGTTAA
- the gpmM gene encoding 2,3-bisphosphoglycerate-independent phosphoglycerate mutase translates to MSAKKPLALVILDGYGYREDTASNAIANAKTPVMDALIANQPNTLISASGMDVGLPDGQMGNSEVGHTNIGAGRVVYQDLTRITKSILDGEFQQTAALVEAIDTAVKAEKAVHIMGLMSPGGVHSHEDHILAAVEMAAERGAEKIYLHCFLDGRDTPPRSAEGSLQRFQDLFAKLGKGRVASLVGRYYAMDRDNNWDRVQVAYDLLTQAKADFTYDSAVAGLAAAYERGENDEFVKATEIKAEGQESAAMQDGDAVIFMNYRADRARQITRTFVADFAGFERAVFPAVNFVMLTQYAADIPLAIAFPPASLENTYGEWLSKQGQTQLRISETEKYAHVTFFFNGGVETEFAGEERQLVASPKVATYDLQPEMSSTELTEKMVAAIKSGKYDTIICNYPNADMVGHTGVYEAAEKAIEALDASVGQVVEAIKEVGGQLLITADHGNAEMMVDPETGGIHTAHTSLPVPLIYVGDKAVEFKEGGKLSDLAPTMLSLAGLEIPAEMTGQVLVK, encoded by the coding sequence ATGTCTGCTAAGAAGCCTTTGGCTCTAGTTATCCTTGACGGTTACGGTTACCGTGAAGACACAGCAAGCAACGCTATCGCAAACGCAAAAACCCCAGTTATGGACGCGCTGATTGCGAATCAACCAAACACGCTTATCTCTGCTTCTGGCATGGATGTCGGTCTGCCTGACGGCCAAATGGGTAACTCTGAAGTGGGTCACACCAACATTGGCGCAGGTCGCGTGGTTTACCAAGATCTCACTCGTATCACGAAATCAATCCTAGATGGTGAATTCCAGCAAACGGCAGCGCTTGTTGAAGCGATTGACACTGCAGTGAAAGCGGAAAAAGCGGTTCACATCATGGGTCTGATGTCTCCTGGTGGTGTTCACTCACACGAAGACCACATTCTTGCTGCGGTAGAAATGGCAGCAGAGCGTGGCGCTGAGAAGATTTACCTACACTGCTTCCTTGATGGTCGTGATACACCACCACGTAGTGCAGAAGGTTCTCTACAACGCTTCCAAGATCTATTCGCTAAGCTAGGTAAAGGCCGCGTGGCATCTTTGGTGGGTCGTTACTACGCCATGGACCGTGATAACAACTGGGATCGCGTTCAAGTGGCTTACGATCTTCTTACTCAAGCGAAGGCAGACTTCACTTATGACTCAGCAGTAGCAGGTCTTGCTGCCGCGTATGAGCGTGGTGAAAACGATGAGTTCGTTAAAGCGACAGAAATCAAAGCGGAAGGCCAAGAAAGTGCCGCAATGCAAGATGGCGATGCGGTGATCTTCATGAACTACCGTGCAGACCGTGCACGTCAAATCACCCGTACCTTCGTCGCTGATTTCGCTGGCTTTGAACGCGCAGTATTCCCTGCAGTGAACTTTGTGATGCTGACTCAATACGCAGCAGACATTCCTCTTGCTATCGCATTCCCACCTGCATCGCTAGAAAACACCTACGGTGAGTGGTTGTCTAAGCAGGGTCAAACGCAGCTACGTATTTCTGAAACTGAGAAATACGCACACGTGACTTTCTTCTTCAACGGTGGTGTGGAAACGGAATTTGCAGGTGAAGAGCGTCAGCTTGTCGCTTCTCCTAAAGTGGCGACTTACGACCTTCAACCAGAAATGAGCTCAACTGAGCTGACTGAGAAAATGGTTGCGGCGATTAAGTCTGGTAAGTACGACACCATTATCTGTAACTACCCGAATGCGGACATGGTTGGTCACACTGGTGTTTATGAAGCTGCAGAAAAAGCGATTGAAGCGCTGGATGCAAGCGTTGGCCAAGTGGTTGAAGCGATCAAAGAAGTGGGTGGTCAGCTATTGATCACAGCAGACCACGGTAACGCAGAAATGATGGTTGACCCAGAAACCGGCGGTATCCACACAGCTCACACTAGCCTACCAGTACCACTTATCTATGTCGGTGACAAAGCTGTTGAGTTCAAGGAAGGCGGTAAACTGTCTGACCTAGCACCAACTATGCTGTCTCTAGCGGGTCTAGAGATTCCAGCAGAGATGACTGGCCAAGTATTGGTTAAGTAA
- a CDS encoding DMT family transporter, with protein sequence MGFEWLALAAALLWAIASLLSVTPAQHLGSFAYSRWRMGCTAVMLSSMALFTGGWSSVMAEHITPMMFSGLIGIFIGDTALFACLNRMGPRQAGLLFSCHAVFSAILGYFLFSESMTSMELLGSLLVFSGVVLAIFFGRRGQSQNALETVKGAAWIGIALGLLAALCQALGGIIAKPVMQTDIDPVAASAIRMISAFVAHCLLRATGAKISRATQKMNGRIFTITAINGFLAMAVGMTLILYALRDGNVGMVALLSSTTPIMLLPILWIYTKQRPNRYAWLGAFVAVAGTAILVQ encoded by the coding sequence ATGGGATTTGAATGGCTTGCACTGGCCGCAGCACTACTGTGGGCGATCGCCAGTTTACTTTCGGTCACGCCGGCTCAGCATTTGGGGTCGTTTGCTTACAGTCGTTGGCGAATGGGATGCACGGCGGTCATGCTCTCCAGTATGGCTCTGTTTACCGGAGGCTGGTCGAGTGTCATGGCAGAGCACATCACGCCCATGATGTTTTCAGGCTTAATTGGCATCTTTATTGGCGATACCGCGCTATTTGCTTGCTTAAATCGTATGGGACCTCGCCAAGCGGGCTTGCTCTTCTCTTGCCATGCCGTCTTTTCCGCCATTCTCGGTTACTTTCTATTTAGCGAAAGTATGACGTCAATGGAGCTACTCGGATCGCTGCTGGTGTTTTCCGGCGTTGTTCTGGCGATCTTTTTTGGCCGACGTGGACAAAGTCAGAATGCACTGGAAACCGTCAAAGGTGCAGCTTGGATCGGCATCGCCTTGGGGTTACTGGCGGCTCTATGCCAAGCACTAGGGGGCATTATTGCCAAGCCAGTGATGCAGACTGACATCGATCCTGTCGCAGCATCAGCGATTCGTATGATCAGCGCTTTTGTGGCACATTGCCTCCTACGAGCCACTGGCGCAAAAATTTCTCGGGCAACACAAAAAATGAATGGGCGTATCTTTACCATTACCGCCATTAACGGCTTTCTCGCCATGGCGGTGGGCATGACGTTGATCCTGTACGCTTTGCGCGATGGGAATGTCGGAATGGTCGCCTTGCTCTCCTCGACAACCCCAATCATGTTATTGCCAATACTGTGGATCTACACCAAACAACGCCCCAATCGTTACGCGTGGCTTGGTGCCTTCGTCGCAGTGGCGGGGACAGCCATCTTAGTTCAGTGA